The genomic stretch GCGAACGGTGAATCcacataatttatttcaatggctcgatattttaatatctgtattttttctgttcttagCAAAACTGAAAGCACAGACCAATATAAAAAGGTATAGTGCAGAGCATAAGGCATGGTAAAATAAGGGAAGCGAACGAAGGAGATGAGCCATAATATCACAGACATGCCACCCTATGCAAGGATGCCACTGGgggggatggggatgggggTTGGGCTCGGGAACAACGCCCCCCATCCTGAACCCCCTCCTCATCCCCACCCGCCACCCCCTCCGCCGTCTGGAGGAAACCCCAAGAAGAAGCGGCGGACCAATGCCAACGTTTCTCAACCTCCGCCACAGCCACCCCCCAGCGTACAggttcgttgaaaaatatctttcaatGCTTTTGTTGCACTTAGTTCGAAACTGCATCTGAAACTACTCGTCTTCGAagtatttatgaaaataataaacaaaaaagtcATAAAGATTGTTCGTTAATATTACTATTGAATTGAGTGAATTCCATCCAAACTGTGCAGTGTCCCCAGACATTCTGGTAATATTGTTGAATTATATTCAGGGaatttatctaattttcacttcaCCATCGttatattttgatttcttcatttttttattagcaGTCTCTGATTTTGTATGCCTGCATATCAACATCTTTTTTTGTATTACTGATAACATGCGATATTTATGAATTCATATCACTTCATAATAAAACGTGAACAAGTATTCATGAAACCAACGTGCAATACAAAGCAATATTCTACTATAGATAACTCTGGTCTTAGTTAAAACACGTTTAACTCAAGAAGAAGTATTACTATGAACCCGTTAGAACTtatgttgaaaattctttccaaTTTCAACCATTAAAAGCATTTACTTTATGAAAATATCTCATAAAACTCCCAAGAATCAAGCTCTTAGCGTTGACGTAACAAAGTATTTTCAGCACAAATTGCTATTATGCacttaaaaaattgttcaaaatgtACTAAACTTTGggagtaaaatatttctattggCTTCGAAAAGGTGgttttcatttgtttgttttcttacGCTGACGTTACCAACCTTGTGAAAATCCAAGTCTTTAGATTCGAAAGTGAATCTAGACAAATCCTGAAATCTTGAGGATAATATCATGAAactgtataattttaaaagttaatgcatcattttattatatccTTATTACAGGATCTCCTACCACCACCTTTAACCGGATACGGTGATACAATAGTCGCAAGTAATCCATTCGACGATACACCGCCACCGAGCACACCTAGTGCGATGATGCATGGGGGTCCACCTCACATGCATCCTCATCACCCGCATCACATGGGTGGACCACCGATGAGAGGGATGAGTCCTTTAGCTTCAATGGGGGGTATGAGCCCCATGATGCAACACAACATGGGCGGAATGAGCCCGATGGGCAATTCCCCGATGGGTAATCATATGAACCATATGGGAGGAATGTCGCCGATGAACCATGCTCCAATGGGCGGTATGAGCCCCATGAATAACATGGGACCAGGCCCAATGAACAGCATGAACAATCACATGAATATTGCTCACATGGGAAATTCCCAACTTAGCGGTCCGCCAATGGGGAGTCCTATGAACAGTATGAACAGTGGGCCGATGGGAAGTCCCATGAACAATATGGGGCATAGTATGGGTAGCCCTATGGGCGGCCCTCTTGGATCTCCAATGAACAACATGGGAGGGCCGAACCACATGTCAAACGGGCCGatgaatatgaataatatgaaCAGTCATTTGCCGCCTAATAGCCCGTTGAACAGACCTCCTATGAATAACGTCAACAGTCCACTAGGACATAACGGACCTCAGTCACATCCACAGCACATGGGCGCGAATCCCAATAATTTGGGAAGGCCAATGAACGGACCCATCAATACAATGGGATCAATGGGTCCTAACAACATGAATATGGCCGGTCCTAATCAAATGAATAACATGAACATGGGGGGACCGCAGATGAACAACATGTCCAATATGAATATGAGCCATCATAACCAAATGGGGCACATGGGTGGACCAATGGGACCTATGGGAGGAAATATGGGTGGTGGGCCACCCATGGGACATCCCATGAGTATGGCTGGGCCCATGCCTCCTCATGGATTCCAAGGACCTCCAGGGATGGGCACAAAGCCTATGCCTGTTTCTGCGGGAAAGGTAAACGTGGAAAAATTCAGTTGTCTGGGTCTATTATTTAAACAGAGATAAACTGGTTTTTAGACGTCGGAACTTACAACATCAAATTATCAAATCACCTTGCTATTGTGCTGAAACAATAATTGTCAGAATATTTAgttatatttgtttttaataacATTATTTGTTTTTGGTATGTAGATTTACCCAGCCGACCAACCAATGGTGTTCAATCCACAAAATCCAAATGCACCTCCTATATACCCGTGCGGAGTTTGCCATAAAGAAGTACACGACAACGATCAAGCTATCCCTTGTGAATCTGGATGTAATTTCTGGTTCCATAGGTAAGTTTTGATGATTACCCTTCATGAAAAACTGTCTCACGATCTAGATaagtttttatactttattacTTAAAAGATTTGTGTACTTTAATTGGTAAATGTAGGAATAAAAGTAAGGGCAACAGGATGAATAAAACTTGACTACATGTGttgtttaaattgaaaaaaaaatcaggatttCATCAATGATTAGCAAACAAGAGTGAACTGTTTTaaaatataacttttttaaaaaaaaatattgcagagGTTGCACGGGTCTCTCAGAAGCAGCATATCAGTTGCTAACAGCAGAAGTTTACGCAGAGTGGGTTTGCGACAAGTGCTTACACACGAAAAATATACCTCTCGTCAAAATCAAGCCATAACACCTCCTCCCCAATTGCATACAGAACACTTTGTTAATGTTTACACCCTGCCACCCTGTTTGTTAATAACTTTCTAGCTTTAACTTGTTGAGAAATTAGATTATCATTGTGAATCGAGTTCGTGATATACGTGAAATAGCGGCTTGTTTAAAAGTTTCGATACTACTGAGTGTTGAGTCggtgaaaaagtgaaagataACTTGTTCAGAAATTagttaattaaaatataaagatATAATGTATGTCATCAGTGAACAAGTCTACATTGGACTGCATAAAGACTACCCCCGAAGAGTCAGTTTATCTATGAAAGTTTAATCAGTGGAAAGTGGAAAGAAGTgttaaaaatggaaataaaaatgaaaaatataaaaattagtctattatttgtgaaaagtgAACAATAGCGCGCGTGAcacgtgatattttttattttacctttttttctgcCAGTCTTTACTTCAAAAAggcgaaagagaaaaaaaatgtttttttttttgtttttaatacgGCAGATGTACACTAATTTGGGGACGAAATCTTTGACCCTCTAGAAACCCGATGGAACTTTATTGCTAGatgcgtaaaaaataaaattagataataagagaataaaaataaaaaagaaacaaacgaaaaaaaatggattaatGAAATGgtaaatgtatgaaaatgtaTGAATGGTTGTTTGGAATGTATGTCTGTGAGGCGTGATCTTTGCTTCCTACTTTATTGGATGTGCTATAGACAAATTATTGCCTAAAATCATCATATTAATCACTGAGATTCGCATCAAATATCGTTGGCTTTGCTCGTCAAATTTTGTTGTTGTATAATCtaactttgtaaaaaaaaaatttgcacataCAACAACCATCCGTACATAAGTTCTGTGAAAATTGGAATATATCAAATGTACAGCGATTTCTATTAtttggtttatttatttttttttttctccattttatttctgtaatgATACTaccgaaaagtgaaaatattggaaaaataaatttttgcaaacttagtattttgcaataaataaatttaaaaaaatatgttaaaactaaaaatactTTACCATGAAGCTCTTGCCACAcaacaaaaatgattttatagaGTCATAACTTTAaacatatgtaggtatatttattttatatctaaAACGCAATCTAAATAATATTGGTAGATTTATGTCTTTTATGATAAACTGACTAACGATAGAAACCTGAATTTTAGTTCTTCGTAAGAATTGGCAAGAATATAAGTCAAGAAGTTATGCATGGTTGTTGTGTTTGCTCAGTATTTAGGGCTCTTTCACACtggtgtaataaataaatacaaatgacGACTGAGTATTACTTGATTTGcttaagaagaaaattaatattccgtCGGCAGCtaatatgaaattaatttgtCCACagattgtataaatttatattatatgtgtatatatagatatatgtatatacatatatttatgtacatatatatatgtatatatataacatagcCATTTATCGTTTTAACATTAAGGACCTATTTTACATGcatatttcaattaatcttAATTGCGTACCACAGAATCCTATATTGCATAATGCTCATACTAGTTTTACAACGAATAGAATATTGTTGCTAAACACACTTTTGTCTCTGGTGGTTTATTCTCAATTCATCTAACGGAAAATTTAAGGCACTTCGACATAATTCTCATGTTAGTCCCTTCAGGCAATATACTTGTATGAActaaaatattgaattcttTTTATGGGAATACTGTTAGACGGCGCAGTCAAATGTcgacgcaatttttttctaattcaatTCGTCTTCAATGA from Diprion similis isolate iyDipSimi1 chromosome 12, iyDipSimi1.1, whole genome shotgun sequence encodes the following:
- the LOC124412838 gene encoding protein pygopus encodes the protein MSHNITDMPPYARMPLGGMGMGVGLGNNAPHPEPPPHPHPPPPPPSGGNPKKKRRTNANVSQPPPQPPPSVQDLLPPPLTGYGDTIVASNPFDDTPPPSTPSAMMHGGPPHMHPHHPHHMGGPPMRGMSPLASMGGMSPMMQHNMGGMSPMGNSPMGNHMNHMGGMSPMNHAPMGGMSPMNNMGPGPMNSMNNHMNIAHMGNSQLSGPPMGSPMNSMNSGPMGSPMNNMGHSMGSPMGGPLGSPMNNMGGPNHMSNGPMNMNNMNSHLPPNSPLNRPPMNNVNSPLGHNGPQSHPQHMGANPNNLGRPMNGPINTMGSMGPNNMNMAGPNQMNNMNMGGPQMNNMSNMNMSHHNQMGHMGGPMGPMGGNMGGGPPMGHPMSMAGPMPPHGFQGPPGMGTKPMPVSAGKIYPADQPMVFNPQNPNAPPIYPCGVCHKEVHDNDQAIPCESGCNFWFHRGCTGLSEAAYQLLTAEVYAEWVCDKCLHTKNIPLVKIKP